The window TTTACCTGATTTTCCACCAGTGCCTTATCTTTTGGCTTACCGGCACGGGCCGGAATAACAGTGGTATTATAGTGGTTGGCGAAGTCCTCTAAAGCTCTGTTGATATCGGGTTCATAACGGCTGGTTTTCACTACAGCAGCCTTTAGATTATCCGGCACCAGTACCTGTGGCACACCTCCCAGCTCCTGCAGACAGCAGCCAAGGGCGTAGAGGAAGTCTATTACACTTTGACTCCTGACAGCCATGGCAAAGCTGTAGTCCGAGTAAGGAAGACAGGCAACAAACACCTGGCAGTAAATCACTTCACCAGTCTGCCGATCTACATAAAAGAGCTTCTTACCGGCAAAGTCAATGAAAAGCTTCTCTGACGGTTTATGCTCCAGCACCATAGAAGGTCTGCGGGCAACCAGTTGCTGGGATAGGTGAAAGCAGAACTGGGTGTAACTGTAGCCTGTGGGGTAGTCCTGCTTGTACTCTTGCCAGAGTAGAAGCTTGTTTACTCCCTCTCGTTTTAGCTCCCTTGAAAAGTAGTCCAACCTGCTTTTCAGATGCAGGAATCTGTCTTCTTTATAAGCAGGATTACCGGCATGGAACCTGGCTTCCAGCAGCGGATCTTCCAGGGCTAAAAGCTCCTCTATAGAGCATTCCATCAGCGAGAGCTTGGAAAGATAAGCCTTTACGGTGTTTTTGCTAATGCCCAGACTGCGGGCGATGTACTTCTTTGCTTTTCCCCTTTGATGCAGGAGCAGCAGTTGTTTGATCTGGCTCATGGGCTTTGGTTTTCCTGCCATCGTCATCTGCTTTGGTGATACAGATCACAAGGAACCAAAACCTGCTTGAACTACTCAATGAAGGGGTCAGTATGCTCCGGAATCCGGAATAGCTTCATCTAATATTCAGGGGGTCAGCTTCCGCCGGAATGTCAGAAGTTACTCTAGGCAACCTCCTGTTTTACCAGCTCTTTTTTCTCACCCACAGAGGGGTCAACATGCTCCGGATTATCCACCACCCTGGGAGTGGAGACAAGGTAGTAGAGCTGCAAGGCCTGCAAATAGTACAAATAAAGCTAATGGAGCTCATAAGTTTACCTGTGCTGGTAAGACTCGGTGCAGTGAAATGGTAAGCTGTGAGGAGGCTAAATACTACCTGGAACATTGTGGCCTCACTAGAATAGATGGAGATGGGATGTCTTGTGAGAGCTTATGTAAACAAATTGCGTAAAGGTCTTACTTACTAAGAATAGTGTGATAAGTACATTGAATGTAAAGAGCAAGAGGGGCTAATTTCGATAAACAGCTATTCTAAGTTCATTTAGAGCCATGTTAACTTCATGAAATAAATAATAACTGGCTTCTTTTTGTTTGCCTTTCTTATAAATATAAATGCGTTTAAACCAAGACTCAAAGCTCATTAGAATTCTAGATTTTTTATTTTTAACATCATTTGCCACTCTAATGTAATCATTAAGACATTCCTTAAGATCTTTGATGTTATCAAGAATGCCTCTGGCTAATAAAAAGGTATCAATGTTGATAATCACTAAGGATTTATATTTTACTTTGCTCCCTGAATTTTTCATTGTTTCAATAAATAATTCATTCAGAATTTGGTTAATGCCAGGGGTGCTAAGGCATCGATCCTGAACCACCAAAATTGGGTAAAATGTAACCTTATTCGGCGAAGCCTTAGGATCAAAATGTATATGATTTTTTTCATAGTTAATTATAAATTCGGCAAGTTGTAAAACAGCAGATTTCTTAGGTTTCTTCCTATTAGCTATTTTTTGATATAACTTTTCTTTTAATTCTCTAAGAACTTCTTCACTATCAAGTGAAACCTTTGCTTTATCTGCAATCAGGGTGTCCTTATATTCAAATACGTAGACATCATCCCAATTCCTAATATAATGATCTGGTATTTCTGTAAGCTTTTTGAAAGCTTCATCCGTTTCTTGGATATTGATGATTTTAGGACCCTTAAAGATCTTGTTCACATATTTAGTGCACAGCCACTCTTCGAAAAATTCTTTTCCTAGTTCATTTTTTCCAAGACTTACACCTAATTCATTTGCCACTAGTGTTATGTCGAAATAAAGTGCTTTATATATCTTCTCAAACACGAAGATTTGAAATATAGAAAGGAATCCATTGTCGGCATATTTAATCAACGGATTCTTCTTAAGATTAAGGAAATTGGCCTGTTCGTGCAAAAATATATCAGAAGTAACAAATCTTTTTAATAATGCTATATCCACCTCTTTTTCAATGCCTGATTCTACTCTGACTCTCTGCTTACCTTCCAAGAAACGCTCCATTATCCCACTCATTTTGAGGACGTATTCTTCCCAGTTAACCAAGTTTCTTGACTCTAAAAATTGGGCTAGTACATTCTTATAGCTATCACTTAGAAAGCTAAAAAATTCTATTGATTTAAGAACCTCAATACCATATATATATGGATATTCAAAACCTTCATATTCATAAGTGCCTATTCTGTCAG of the Flammeovirgaceae bacterium 311 genome contains:
- a CDS encoding transposase (COG4584 Transposase and inactivated derivatives), which produces MSQIKQLLLLHQRGKAKKYIARSLGISKNTVKAYLSKLSLMECSIEELLALEDPLLEARFHAGNPAYKEDRFLHLKSRLDYFSRELKREGVNKLLLWQEYKQDYPTGYSYTQFCFHLSQQLVARRPSMVLEHKPSEKLFIDFAGKKLFYVDRQTGEVIYCQVFVACLPYSDYSFAMAVRSQSVIDFLYALGCCLQELGGVPQVLVPDNLKAAVVKTSRYEPDINRALEDFANHYNTTVIPARAGKPKDKALVENQVKLIYSRVYAKLRNQQFFDLASLNAAIKEKVREHNQTRMQQKPYCREERFLSKEKPLLLPLPATGFELKQYRELKVGQNNHIYLSEDKHYYSVPYTYIGTRVKAIYTRSMVYVYGQGKQIAVHERKQRMGAYSTHKEHLCSHHRHYLERSPQYYLQKAKETSDELHQLLELVFQQDRYPEQLYRSCDGLMRLQRNSDAAAFARACQLAIDYQNYSYNFVRNLLENKMVELQLGSAKEQALPPHKNIRGKEYFKQV